A part of Mustela erminea isolate mMusErm1 chromosome 9, mMusErm1.Pri, whole genome shotgun sequence genomic DNA contains:
- the LOC116599301 gene encoding olfactory receptor 8G5-like, with amino-acid sequence MAAGNHSTVTKFILAGLTEKPELQLPLFFLFLGIYVVTVVGNLGMITLIRLSAHLHTPMYYLLSSLSFIDLCHSTVITPKMLVNFVTEMNVISYPECMTQLYFFLVFAIAECYMLAAMAYDRYVAICSPLLYNIIMSHQACFSLIWGVYVIALVCASVHTGCMFRVHFCKFEVINHYFCDLLSLLKLSCSNTHVNELLILVFSAINILAPSLMILSSYTFILSSILRIRSTEGRSKTFSTCSSHISAVAVFYGSAAFMYLQPSSVGSMDQGKVSSVFYTIIVPMLNPLIYSLRNKDVNVALKKVLEKRIFL; translated from the coding sequence ATGGCAGCAGGAAATCATTCCACAGTGACCAAGTTCATTCTCGCTGGGCTAACAGAGAAACCAGAACTCCAGCtgccccttttcttcctcttcctaggAATCTATGTGGTCACGGTGGTGGGGAACCTGGGCATGATCACGCTGATACGGCTCAGTGCTCACTTGCACACCCCCATGTACTACCTCCTCAGTAGCTTGTCCTTCATTGATCTCTGCCATTCCACTGTCATTACCCCCAAAATGTTGGTGAACTTTGTGACAGAGATGAATGTCATCTCCTACCCTGAATGCATGACTCAgctctatttcttccttgtttttgcTATTGCAGAGTGTTACATGTTAGCAGCAATGGCATATGACCGCTATGTTGCCATCTGTAGCCCATTGCTTTATAATATCATCATGTCCCATCAGGCTTGTTTCTCCCTGATTTGGGGAGTATATGTTATAGCCCTGGTTTGTGCATCTGTTCATACAGGCTGCATGTTTAGGGTTCATTTCTGCAAATTTGAGGTGATCAACCATTATTTCTGTgatcttctttcccttttaaaactcTCCTGTTCTAATACCCATGTCAATGAATTACTGATTCTAGTCTTCAGTGCAATTAATATCCTTGCCCCCAGCCTGATGATACTTAGCTCCTACACCTTcatcctctccagcatcctcCGCATCCGCTCCACTGAGGGCAGGTCCAAAACCTTCAGCACCTGCAGCTCCCACATCTCAGCTGTGGCTGTCTTCTATGGATCTGCTGCCTTCATGTATCTGCAGCCATCATCTGTGGGATCCATGGACCAAGGGAAAGTGTCCTCCGTGTTTTATACCATCATTGTGCCCATGCTGAACCCCCTGATCTATAGCTTGCGGAATAAGGATGTCAATGTTGCCCTGAAGAAAGTGttagagaaaagaatattcttgTGA